A genomic segment from Malaclemys terrapin pileata isolate rMalTer1 chromosome 1, rMalTer1.hap1, whole genome shotgun sequence encodes:
- the LOC128830252 gene encoding olfactory receptor 52R1-like, which translates to MSDSNTTNFTNPSTFILLGIPGLERAHVWISIPFCTMYAIAILGNFTILLVVKREPSLHGPMYYFLCMLAVTDLVLSTSILPKTLSIFWFNSREIDFSACLTQMYFIHCFLVVESGIFMAMALDRYVAICDPLRHSTTLTNLVVAKIGLAVVLRGGMLILPYVFLARQWPYCRINIIPHTHCEHMAVVKLACADTHVSNYYGLFVLFCVKGLDVIFIVVSYIQILRSIFSLPTKDARLKTFGTCGSHLCAIFTFYISSLFSSLTHRYGYNVPLHFHVLMANVYLLVPPMLNPIIYGVRTKQIRDKLLHVVTHKGT; encoded by the coding sequence atgtcagattccaacacaaccaacttcaccaacccctccaccttcatcctgctgggcattccaGGCCTGGAGAGGGCCCATGtgtggatctccatccccttctgcaccatgtatgccatagccatcttggggaacttcaccatcctgttgGTCGTGAAGAGGGAGCCGAGCCTCCatgggcccatgtactatttcctctgcatgctggccgtcACCGACCTGGTCCTGTCCACGTCCATCCTGCCCAAGActctgagcatcttctggtttaattccagggagatcgatttcagtgcctgcctcacccagatgtacttcattcactgcttctTAGTGGTGGAGTCTGGGATCTTCATGGCCATGGCTTTGgatcgctacgtggccatctgtgatcccctgagacattctACCACCCTCACAAACCTTGTGGTGGCCAAGATTGGCTTGGCTGTGGTGTTGCGTGGTGGCATGCTCATATTGCCCTATGTCTTCCTGGCGAGGcaatggccatattgcagaaTCAACATCATCCCCCACACGCACTGTGAGCACATGGCCGTGGTGAAGTTGGCCTGTGCAGACACCCACGTCAGTAATTACTATGGCCTCTTTGTGCTATTCTGTGTGAAGGGTCTGGATGTAATTTTTATCGTCGTGTCCTATATCCAGATCCTCAGGAGcatcttcagcctccccacaaaggatgcccggctcaagacttttgggacctgtggctcccacctctgtgccatcTTCACCTTTTACATCtcatctctcttctcctctctcacACACCGCTATGGATATAATGTGCCCCTGCATTTCCACGTTCTCATGGCCAACGTGTACCTCCTGGTGccccccatgctaaaccccatcatctacgggGTGAGGACCAAGCAGATCCGGGATAAGCTGCTCCATGTTGTTACTCATAAAGGGACCTAA